In the Luteitalea sp. genome, one interval contains:
- the pstA gene encoding phosphate ABC transporter permease PstA, producing MEMPRSATRTRRLSDKALAFAGLFVLGLALLALAVLLVDVFLDGAGRVSWQFLVGYPSRRAADAGLLPALVGSLYLILLTIAIALPVGVGAAIYLEEYSTQGRVARFIELNISNLAAVPSIIYGLLGLGLFVRALAMGQSLLAGACTLALLLLPIVILSTREALRAVPVSLREGSYALGATRWQTIWNQVLPVAAPGILTGVILAVSRAIGETAPLITIGALTYVPFVPDSIWSPFTVLPIQIFNWVSRPQSAFLVNAAGGILVLLVLLLSLNAAAILLRDRYRSQRM from the coding sequence ATGGAGATGCCGCGGAGCGCCACGCGCACGCGTCGGCTCAGCGACAAGGCGCTGGCCTTCGCTGGCCTGTTCGTCCTCGGACTAGCGCTCCTGGCCCTCGCGGTGCTCCTGGTCGACGTCTTCCTCGACGGCGCCGGACGGGTCTCGTGGCAGTTTCTCGTTGGCTATCCGTCGCGGCGGGCCGCGGACGCCGGTTTGCTGCCGGCCCTGGTCGGGAGCCTCTATCTCATCCTCCTCACCATTGCCATTGCGCTGCCGGTGGGCGTCGGTGCGGCGATCTACCTGGAGGAGTACTCGACACAGGGGCGCGTCGCGCGGTTCATCGAGCTCAACATCTCGAATCTTGCTGCGGTGCCGTCGATCATCTACGGCCTGCTGGGGCTGGGCCTCTTCGTGCGCGCGCTCGCCATGGGCCAGAGCCTACTTGCCGGTGCGTGCACGCTGGCGCTCCTGCTGCTACCAATCGTGATTCTCTCTACGCGGGAGGCGTTGAGGGCGGTTCCGGTCTCGCTGCGCGAGGGCTCCTACGCGCTCGGCGCCACCAGGTGGCAGACGATCTGGAATCAGGTGCTGCCGGTTGCCGCACCGGGCATCTTGACGGGCGTCATCCTGGCGGTGTCGCGTGCCATCGGCGAAACGGCGCCGCTCATCACGATTGGCGCGCTGACCTATGTGCCGTTCGTCCCGGATAGTATCTGGTCGCCATTCACGGTGCTCCCGATCCAGATCTTCAATTGGGTCTCGCGTCCGCAATCCGCTTTTCTCGTGAACGCAGCCGGGGGTATCCTGGTACTGCTCGTGTTGTTACTGTCGCTGAACGCCGCAGCCATCTTGCTGCGCGATCGTTATCGAAGTCAGAGGATGTGA